A window of Luteolibacter flavescens contains these coding sequences:
- a CDS encoding UDP-glucose dehydrogenase family protein yields MKITIIGTGYVGLTSGTCFAEVGHEVTCVDNNPEKVATLLSGQVPIYEPGLEELVKQNVAAGRLKFTTSTEEGVKNGDVIFIAVPTPPQPDGSVDLSFIEKVAREIAQCLTPELGYRVIVDKSTVPVKTGDKVEQTVRRYAPAGVEFGVVSNPEFLREGCAVDDLLHPDRVVIGSNDDRALALMQKIYEPFVAPVLVTDINSAELIKHAANSFLALKISYINAVANICEASGADVEKVAEGIGMDKRIGRSFLNAGLGYGGSCFPKDIKAFIHISETLGQPFGLLKEVEKINFDQLDRFLGKIREKLWVFREKKVALWGLAFKQNTDDVRESVAIKLAQKMLSEGASLHATDPEAIETAKKFGELKGDITYHTDLYDTLDGADCLVIATEWPAFAKVDLNEVKKRLRTPLVFDGRNLLDPKDVKAAGLEYVSIGR; encoded by the coding sequence ATGAAGATCACGATCATCGGGACCGGTTACGTCGGTCTTACATCCGGCACCTGTTTCGCCGAAGTCGGCCACGAAGTCACCTGCGTGGACAACAATCCCGAGAAAGTCGCCACCCTGCTCTCCGGCCAGGTGCCGATCTATGAGCCTGGCCTCGAGGAACTCGTGAAGCAGAACGTGGCCGCCGGCCGCCTGAAATTCACCACCTCCACCGAGGAAGGCGTGAAGAATGGCGACGTCATCTTCATCGCCGTCCCCACCCCGCCCCAGCCGGACGGCTCCGTGGACCTCTCCTTCATCGAAAAGGTCGCCCGCGAGATCGCCCAGTGCCTCACCCCGGAGCTCGGCTACCGCGTCATCGTGGACAAGTCCACCGTGCCCGTGAAGACCGGCGACAAGGTCGAGCAGACCGTCCGCCGCTACGCCCCCGCCGGCGTGGAATTCGGCGTGGTGTCGAATCCCGAGTTCCTCCGCGAAGGCTGCGCCGTCGATGACCTGCTCCACCCGGACCGCGTGGTCATCGGGTCGAATGACGACCGCGCGCTCGCGCTGATGCAAAAGATCTACGAGCCCTTCGTCGCCCCCGTGCTCGTCACCGACATCAACTCCGCCGAGCTCATCAAGCACGCCGCGAACTCCTTCCTCGCGCTGAAGATCTCCTACATCAATGCCGTGGCGAACATCTGCGAGGCCTCCGGCGCCGACGTGGAAAAGGTCGCCGAAGGCATCGGCATGGACAAGCGCATCGGCCGCTCCTTCCTGAATGCCGGCCTCGGCTACGGCGGCTCCTGCTTCCCGAAGGACATCAAGGCCTTCATCCACATCTCCGAGACCCTCGGCCAGCCCTTCGGCCTGCTGAAGGAAGTCGAGAAGATCAACTTCGACCAGCTCGACCGCTTCCTCGGCAAGATCCGCGAGAAGCTCTGGGTCTTCCGCGAGAAGAAGGTCGCCCTCTGGGGCCTCGCCTTCAAGCAGAACACCGACGACGTCCGCGAATCCGTGGCCATCAAGCTCGCCCAGAAGATGCTCTCCGAGGGTGCCTCCCTCCACGCCACCGACCCGGAAGCGATCGAGACCGCCAAGAAATTCGGCGAGCTCAAGGGCGACATCACCTACCACACCGACCTCTACGACACCCTCGACGGCGCCGACTGCCTGGTCATCGCCACCGAGTGGCCCGCCTTCGCGAAGGTCGATCTCAACGAGGTCAAGAAGCGCCTCCGCACCCCGCTCGTCTTCGACGGCCGCAACCTCCTCGACCCCAAGGACGTCAAGGCCGCCGGCCTCGAATACGTCTCCATCGGTCGCTGA
- a CDS encoding sulfite exporter TauE/SafE family protein: MPDHAEWIVLAAGFLAAVMNAVAGGGTMLTFPALMAAGLPGVLANTTSTVALFLGMPGSVWAFRHRLREVRAWIIPLGTVSLLGGLAGGWLLLALPSTYFDAVVPWLLLMATTLFLLNPLIQRWLKKKRGESHDAEPDRPRPWGMAFQAGVAIYGGYFGAGIGIMMLAGLGLLGLRDLNRMNALKAVLALCCNAASVVYFIACGSVDWRLAGWLVAGSIPGYFFGAHFAQRIPAVAVRVIVAVIGLGIAAVLFWRQVA; the protein is encoded by the coding sequence ATGCCTGACCATGCCGAATGGATCGTGCTCGCCGCGGGATTTCTCGCGGCGGTGATGAATGCCGTGGCGGGCGGCGGGACCATGCTCACCTTCCCCGCGCTGATGGCCGCGGGCCTGCCCGGGGTGCTGGCAAACACCACGTCCACCGTGGCGCTCTTCCTCGGCATGCCGGGCAGCGTGTGGGCCTTTCGCCATCGGCTGCGGGAGGTGCGGGCGTGGATCATCCCGCTGGGCACCGTCAGCCTGCTCGGCGGGCTCGCGGGCGGCTGGCTGTTGCTGGCACTGCCCAGCACCTACTTCGATGCCGTGGTGCCGTGGCTGCTGCTGATGGCCACCACGCTCTTCCTCCTGAACCCGCTGATCCAGCGCTGGCTGAAGAAAAAGCGCGGCGAAAGCCACGATGCCGAACCGGACCGCCCGCGCCCCTGGGGCATGGCCTTCCAGGCCGGCGTGGCCATCTACGGCGGCTACTTCGGCGCGGGCATCGGCATCATGATGCTGGCCGGCCTCGGCCTGCTGGGCCTGCGCGACCTGAACCGCATGAATGCCCTGAAGGCCGTGCTCGCCCTGTGCTGCAATGCCGCCTCGGTCGTCTATTTCATCGCCTGCGGCAGCGTGGATTGGCGGCTCGCCGGGTGGCTCGTGGCCGGGTCCATCCCCGGGTATTTCTTCGGTGCCCACTTCGCCCAGCGCATCCCGGCAGTGGCCGTGCGGGTCATCGTGGCGGTCATCGGACTGGGCATCGCGGCGGTGCTTTTTTGGAGGCAGGTGGCCTGA
- a CDS encoding excinuclease ABC subunit UvrB — translation MAFQLSSEYSPQGDQAQAIAKLVKSIRAGNTHQTLLGVTGSGKTFSMANVIEQIGKPTLIMSHNKTLAAQLYSEFKNFFPHNAVEYFVSYFDYYQPEAYIPRTDTYIEKDSSINDEIERLRLSTMGSLLTREDTVVIASVSCIYGLGSPDDYEGMMVPVWVGQQIRRDDFLQALVAILFERNDIAFGRGKFRVRGDVVEVHPAYLDETAVRVEFFGDEIDRITTIDTLTGKTIDRVDKHTFFPAKQFVTPGDKMKRAIVEIRKEADARVTEFEQEGKLIEAQRLRMRTDYDIEMMQEMGFCQGIENYSRHLTGRAPGSRPHTLLDFFPDDYLLMMDESHVTIPQVGGMYEGDKSRKTVLVDHGFRLPSAMDNRPLRFDEFMHMTKQRVYVSATPGPFEIVNSRPENRRFIPVKGRGDDRGFTHIDLKKLRITPSGGAEPVGDFDPEKPGRPLVVEQIIRPTGLLDPTLSMRPLKHQIDETIELCRQRVEMGQRVLVTTLTKKTAEDLSEYLQGTGLKVRYIHADIDTVERVEILRQLRAGAFDILVGINLLREGLDLPEVSLVCILDADKEGFLRNETSLIQTAGRAARHLNGHCVLFCDEVTDSIQRLIDVTEYRRSRQMEHNEKHGITPQSVKRAVQESLQLYSNQRESADKLERSMVSDDEAVYNKVKVIAELEKEMLEASAKLEFERAAHLRDQIKALKDGTPAATAERRPVKYPKGGRSRKK, via the coding sequence ATGGCGTTCCAACTTTCCAGTGAGTATTCCCCGCAGGGGGACCAGGCGCAGGCGATCGCGAAGCTCGTGAAGTCCATCCGCGCGGGCAATACCCACCAGACGCTGCTGGGCGTGACCGGCTCGGGGAAGACCTTCTCGATGGCAAACGTGATCGAGCAAATCGGCAAGCCGACGCTCATCATGAGCCACAACAAGACGCTGGCCGCGCAGCTCTACTCGGAATTCAAGAACTTCTTCCCGCACAATGCGGTGGAGTACTTCGTGAGCTACTTCGACTACTACCAGCCGGAAGCCTACATCCCGAGGACGGACACCTACATTGAGAAAGACTCGTCCATCAATGACGAGATCGAGCGCCTGCGTCTCTCGACGATGGGCTCGCTGCTGACCCGCGAGGATACGGTGGTCATCGCCTCGGTCTCCTGCATCTACGGCCTGGGCTCGCCGGACGACTACGAGGGCATGATGGTGCCGGTGTGGGTGGGCCAGCAGATCCGCCGCGATGATTTCCTGCAGGCGCTGGTGGCCATCCTCTTCGAGCGGAATGACATCGCCTTCGGCCGCGGGAAATTCCGCGTGCGCGGGGACGTGGTGGAGGTCCACCCGGCCTACCTCGACGAGACGGCGGTGCGGGTGGAATTCTTCGGCGATGAGATCGACCGCATCACCACCATCGACACGCTCACGGGCAAGACGATCGACCGTGTGGACAAGCACACCTTCTTCCCCGCGAAGCAATTCGTGACGCCGGGGGACAAGATGAAGCGCGCCATCGTGGAGATCCGCAAGGAGGCGGACGCGCGTGTCACCGAGTTCGAGCAAGAGGGCAAGCTGATCGAGGCGCAGCGCCTGCGGATGCGCACGGACTACGACATCGAGATGATGCAGGAGATGGGCTTCTGCCAGGGCATCGAGAACTACTCGCGTCACCTCACGGGACGCGCGCCGGGATCGCGGCCGCACACGCTGCTGGATTTCTTCCCGGACGACTACCTGCTGATGATGGACGAGAGCCACGTGACCATCCCGCAGGTGGGCGGGATGTACGAGGGCGACAAGAGCCGGAAGACGGTGCTGGTGGACCATGGCTTCCGCCTGCCGAGCGCGATGGACAACAGGCCGCTGCGCTTCGACGAATTCATGCACATGACGAAGCAGCGCGTGTATGTGTCCGCGACGCCGGGGCCATTCGAGATCGTGAATTCACGACCGGAGAACCGCCGCTTCATCCCGGTGAAGGGACGCGGCGATGACCGCGGCTTCACCCACATCGACCTGAAGAAGCTGCGCATCACGCCGAGCGGCGGCGCGGAGCCGGTGGGCGACTTCGACCCGGAGAAGCCGGGCCGCCCGCTCGTGGTGGAGCAGATCATCCGCCCGACCGGACTGCTCGATCCCACGCTATCGATGCGCCCGCTGAAGCACCAGATCGACGAGACCATCGAGCTCTGCCGCCAGCGCGTGGAGATGGGCCAGCGCGTGCTTGTCACCACCCTGACAAAGAAGACCGCGGAGGATCTATCCGAGTATCTGCAAGGCACCGGCCTGAAGGTGCGCTACATCCACGCGGACATCGATACGGTGGAGCGCGTGGAGATCCTCCGCCAACTCCGCGCGGGGGCATTCGACATCCTCGTGGGCATCAATCTGCTGCGGGAGGGACTCGACCTGCCGGAGGTCTCGCTGGTCTGCATCCTGGATGCGGACAAGGAGGGCTTCCTGCGGAACGAGACGAGCCTGATCCAGACGGCGGGCCGCGCGGCGCGTCACCTGAATGGCCACTGCGTGCTCTTCTGCGACGAGGTGACGGACTCCATCCAGCGGCTCATCGACGTGACCGAGTATCGCCGCAGCCGGCAGATGGAGCACAATGAGAAGCACGGCATCACCCCGCAGAGCGTGAAGCGCGCCGTGCAGGAGAGCCTGCAGCTCTACTCGAACCAACGCGAGAGCGCGGACAAGCTGGAGCGCTCCATGGTCTCCGATGACGAGGCGGTTTACAACAAGGTGAAGGTCATCGCCGAGCTGGAGAAGGAGATGCTGGAAGCATCGGCCAAGCTGGAATTCGAGCGCGCCGCGCACCTCCGCGACCAGATCAAGGCGCTGAAGGACGGCACCCCCGCCGCCACCGCCGAGCGCCGCCCGGTGAAATACCCGAAGGGCGGACGCAGCCGGAAAAAGTAG
- a CDS encoding Gfo/Idh/MocA family protein translates to MEIIRAGVAGAGSMGRNHARVYSLIPGAKLCAIYDADAGRAQAIADEFGTVAVSSLEELAERADAISVAVPTIAHREVGCRLMDLGAHVLMEKPIAPSVDDAQALVEASKRTGRILQVGHIERFNPVLRQLEQRLTHPKFIEAHRLSPFPNRSIDIGVVLDLMIHDIEVILHLVRSPVVSIDAVGVPVLMKSEDIANARIRFENGCVANVTASRISPEKMRKIRVFQSDCYLSLDYQEQAGQIHWKEGMGIQRAEVEVEKDEPLKLELAAFIASVATGQDAAVTGQQGTAALELALEITRLIHA, encoded by the coding sequence ATGGAAATCATTCGCGCAGGGGTTGCCGGGGCAGGATCGATGGGGCGGAATCACGCCCGCGTTTACAGCCTCATCCCCGGCGCGAAGCTCTGCGCCATCTACGATGCGGATGCCGGGCGCGCGCAGGCCATCGCGGATGAATTCGGCACCGTGGCCGTTTCTTCGCTGGAGGAGCTGGCCGAGCGCGCGGACGCCATCAGCGTGGCGGTCCCCACCATCGCCCACCGCGAGGTCGGCTGCCGGCTCATGGACCTGGGCGCGCACGTGCTGATGGAAAAGCCCATCGCCCCGTCCGTGGATGACGCGCAGGCGCTCGTCGAGGCGTCGAAGCGCACCGGCCGCATCCTCCAGGTCGGCCACATCGAGCGCTTCAATCCCGTGCTCCGCCAGCTCGAGCAACGCCTCACGCATCCGAAATTCATCGAGGCGCACCGCCTTTCCCCCTTCCCGAACCGCAGCATCGACATCGGCGTGGTGCTCGACCTCATGATCCACGACATCGAGGTCATCCTGCATCTTGTCCGCTCGCCCGTCGTCAGCATCGATGCCGTGGGCGTGCCCGTCCTCATGAAGTCCGAGGACATCGCGAATGCCCGCATCCGCTTTGAAAACGGCTGCGTGGCGAACGTCACCGCCAGCCGCATCAGCCCGGAAAAGATGCGGAAGATCCGCGTCTTCCAGTCCGACTGCTACCTCTCGCTCGACTACCAGGAGCAGGCCGGCCAGATCCACTGGAAGGAAGGCATGGGCATCCAGCGCGCCGAGGTGGAAGTCGAGAAGGACGAGCCGCTGAAGCTCGAGCTCGCCGCCTTCATTGCCAGCGTCGCCACCGGCCAGGACGC